CTTAGGAAATGTACAGTAATGTACATAACCAACCCTGCTTTCATCTCCCTATAAGTGTCTCCCACGTATCTTCACTTATATCCTTTTCACAACAAATTATTAGCAATTCTATATTTATTCTTCTAGATGCAACTCAGATTCAAGATTGGGAACTTCTTTTTCAAGTTTCCTGAATCCTACTGAGACTGGAATAATTTGGGTGGGAAGATCTGACAACTTGATAATACAATATTGACTTTTTTCTAATCATTACTCAAGTTTTTGTTGCatatttgttacatttatttccaGATGCTCTATCACTTTTCTGATGAATTTGAATGGGATCTTTTCAACTATACTTTTCATTGGTTATTGCTAGCATGTAGGAAACCTAGGGGGTTTGGGTATTTTGATCTTGTTTTGACCTCTTGGACTTCCTGAATTATCTTATTGGGTCTAATAGCtttttgggccgggtgtggtagctaatacctgtaatctcagtgttttgggaggccgaggtgggaggactacttgagaccaggagttcaagaccagcctgggcagcacagtgagacctcatctctactaaaaataaaaaattaggctgggcacggtggctcatgcctgtaatctcagcactttggtcggccgaagcaggtggatcacgaggtcaggagattgagaccatcctggctaacaaggtgaaaccgtctgtactaaaaatacaaaaattagccgggcgtggtggcgggcacctgtagtcccagctacttgggaggccaaggcaggagaatggcatgaaccagggaggcggagcttgcagtgatcgcgccactgcattccagcctggccacagagcgaggctccgtctcaaaaataaaaataaataaataaataaataaataaataaataaataaataaattagctgggcatcgtggtacatggctgtagtctcagctactcaggaggctgaggtgggaggatttcttgatcccaggagttcaggactacactgcattccagctggggcaacagagtgacactgtctctgaagcaaaataaaataaaatactagcttttccattgcttctcttttctgccacATAGATGATGACATCATCTGTCAATACTGACCAGGTTCTCATGGCTGAACCTCCCTCCATTCTGCCTTGATATCCTGCCTTTCTCTCTATATACACATATTGCCTGTGGCCAGAAGCTCACAGGTCCATAGTGGATGTGACAATGGGTGAGATAATCAGGAGACCCACGTTCCAGCCCCCGACAAACTGTGCCACTTTGGGGAGGCCACTCAAGTCTCTCtaggcctcagcctctcagccaTAAAATAGAGAGGCAATCCCAGGCCTACCCTTCATGGAGATGTTGTGCAGAGCAAAGAAGCTaatgcagtggttctcagccccGGCTGCACATTAGCATCACTTGGGGGACCTTTAAACACGGCAATCCCGGAATCCACTCCCAGGGACTCGGGGTTAATTGCTCTGGGTGCAGTCCAGACACCAGAACTCCTCCAGATAACTCTTACCGCGCAGCCAAGATTGAGAACCATACGGCTGAAGTGCGTCAATGTGCTCTTAAAAGATGCCCTGTACTCCCAAGCTCTGGCTGGAGACTGCTATCCTAGTGAACACGCGCACTCACCCACGTGGTCTTGTTCTCCATGTTGATGGTGGGGATGCTGGTTCGGAGGAATAGGGTAGCCCAGCCATTTACCCGGACTCGGTCAAAGTCTccgtaatcctggatggggagtggggtgggTCAAGAGGAACACTTgatacttctctgagcctccctcTGACCCTAAGCATACCCACCCTATCACCCTCCCACCAGGTAGCATCCTTAAACAGCACCCCAAAGGATCTGTCAGCCAGGCCTCCCCtccacacacaaatgcacatcattcatttatttgttcattcatttgtgcaTCAggtcctgtgctggatgctgggGACAACCAAAACAATGAACGTCACAGTCTAGGTCAGGCCTGTGGGCTAAATCTGACCTGGCACCTGCTGTTGTAAATGAAGTATTTTTGGTGCACGGCCACACCCATTCATTTGTCTATGGCTGTTTGTGTGGTGCACTGGCAGgactgagtagttgcaacagaaactCTATGGCCCGTCAAGTTGAAAAGATTTCTAATCTAGTCCTGTACAGAAAAAGTTTGGTCTAGATGGCATGAGAAAGTGGGCACGTGAGGCATTGCAACCCAGAGTTGAGCGTGATAAATGGCATGTGTGGCTTCTGAGAAAGTTAGGTGGGTGGCCATTGGAAGAGAGGTCATTTTCAGCTGGAAAAGCCAGAAAAGACCTCCTGATGGTGAAGCATCTGACAGGAACCTTGAAAACTAAATAGGGGTTTACACGCAGAGATAAAAGAAGGGAAATGAGCATTCCAGGGTTAAGGAACACCCTGGGGAAAGGCATGGAGGTGGGAAAGTAATGGACACATAACAGAATAATGGACACGAGAGAGGTCATTTTGGCTGGGGACAAACACGTACATATCCATGCAGAGACACgcaaataacacacacacacacacacacacggagcccTGCTATGACCCTGGCCTCGCCCTCTCCCTGTGGTTCTCCCCTCAGGGTGGATGGTAGGAGAGACCTTCAGACCCAGGCACTGACCTCGATGAAGGTGCTGTTCCACACTCGTGCCTTCACAGTCACATTGGTGACAATGGGGGCATCAGGGATGGGGCACTCCAGCCACACACAGTGGGCGCGCCCGGTGGCACAGGTCTGAGGTGGGCAGGGAACACAAGATGTGACATAGTCTGGGTCTCCAGATTCTTCATGCCTTGCTCCTTACCTCCTGCCCCTTCCAGGCTTTGTCTCACCCCTGGGTGACCCAAAGGGGTCTGACATCCTTTCACTCATGCACACGTCCCCCAACCTCACAGTTATGCATTTCAGACACACTCTTTGGGCCAAGCTCATATAATGCCAGGCACACGGATAACATGGAATCTGGCCCCTGCTTGTGTAAACAGGGCCCAACTGCCTACACCTGCTTCCCAGACAGCTCCCTGCCCCTGGGACAccacctcccactctccacccagcTAGGCTTCAACCGGCTTGCCAGGCCcgctctcctctcctttcctgcaGAGGGCACACGCACcacccaccatgccctgcccgaCACTGCCTCCTGCCGGCCAAAGCTCTGAGCAGCTCTGTCACCCCCAACAGGCTGGGGCTCCTTAGAGCAGAGCCAGTGCCTCCTCCTTTGGTCCCTTGTCTTCGATGCTCCCCCATCAGAGTGGGGAACCCTCTGAGGGCAGGAGTTGAGGCTCCCTGCTCTGTCTGGAGGCTCCAAGAGCAGGGGCCTCATCACCTCATCACACTGAGGTCTCCCTTGCTTTGTGTGCCCCTGGTGCCCAGGCACCCTGTGTTGGGGTGGGTGCAATCCCCTCCAACCTCGCCCTGGCCACTCACCAGCACAGTCTCAGACTTGGCTTTTTTGgcagcagccagagtgacaggTGGGGGGCCCTGGCCTCCCCCTGGATCCAGCTGTCGCCGCCTGCGCTGTGGGGATGACGGCCTGTCCCCAGAGTCCTGGAGAGGAAATAGGAGATTTGCTGGCAGGGCAGAGGAAGAATTGGGAGCAGGGTTGCAGGAGGGGAAAGGGTAGGAGAGACAGGTTGCCAAAGGGgtatgaggggagggaggggaagacacTGGCCCTTCTGCCCTGTAGCATGCAAATGAAATATCCCTGGTAGTGTCCTTACAGAAAGAGTGAGGTTGAGAGGGTTGATAAGGTCTCCAGGTGGTCGGCAGGGCCAGGACCCATTGCCATGGACGGTGATCTCCGTGGGATACAGCAGCCACTTGCCATTGCTGACTTCGTAGGGCCACTCCAGACCTAGGACCAGGGTCCCCAGGCCTACCAGCCCCTCCCCCATTGGGCCCACCTGTGGACACAAGATGTGTCATAGTCATTATCTCCTGGAAAACCACCTCCATCTTACCAACCCCCAACCCTCCCACCTTCAGactccagagaaaataaaaataatccttcCTAGAAGTCCCCAGCCCAGGACTCCGGCGAGCCCCTTACCTGGAATTCATACTTGAGGGAGCTTCCTACATCCTGCACAGTTTTCATGCCAGACTCGCCCATCACTGTCCCCCCAAAGAAGCTTTGTAGCCGGTGATTTACCCTAAGGGTAAGAAGGATGCTGGAGTCACGGGGGACAGGAGACCAGGGCCCTGGCGGAGGGGGGTGGGCACCAAAGCTGGTTAATTATAGCCCCTCCGACATCAGGCACCTCAATAGAAACCTCAGCTCTGCATTTACCGGCTTTATGGACTCAAGCAAGCTATttatcctctctgagcctcagtctcctcatctgtaaaatggacttaATCATAGCTGTTGTGtcacagggctgctgtgagaaGTCATTGAGATGATGTATATAAAATCCTTAGCACAATGAGCTCATATAAAATGGCAGGGACAACACCTTAGCCCTGGGGTTGCCGATTCCTCCATTTCTGCCTGCTTTACAGGGGGAATAGTAATGGTAACAATAATGATAGTGATTGTTGTTGTTACGAAAAGGATGATCCAGGGAAAGTGGAGGCCTGAGGACACTGGGCCAAGAGAGGGGTCAGAGGAGCTTGGGAGATATCCTGGGGATAGGGAACCCCAGCTTAGGCAcagcaggctggggtgggggtggtagaGAGTGGTACCCACATGCTAAGCGAGGTCTGGAGTGTATAGTCCACCAGCAGAGTGAGGGTCATGGGCCACAGATTGTCCTGGTGACTCGACCTTGGGAGGAAATGCAGGGGGTAGGAAGGTGATCCAAGATACCTCAGCCCTGACCCAGACTGGCTTTTTGAGGTCACTCACGTGGAGAGCTGCAGCTGCACCTGAAGTTCCCTTGTGTGCAGGGTCACCCCGATGACCTCGAAGGCGATGAGCAACTCCATCTGCCACAAGGGTCAGGGAGGCAGAGAGTGGCATATGGGGCCTGGCGGTGGTGATGTCATGGGGAAGGAGGGGATGCACACTATTCTAGTTGGCTTTCtggccttctcctcctcctcctgttctgGGCGAGGGGTCTctacctccccaccccacctctgtctccctttCCCCCTTTTACTCCATCGGGTCACATCTCTGCTACTTTTGAGCTACATAACCTTGAGCAGGTAACTGAAACTTTCTAAGTgtgtgtttcctcttctgtaaaagagCATCTACCGCCTCAGAAGGCTGTGAGAATTATATCAAAGAAGCACAGTGTTGGGCTCAGGGGCTGGCACACAGTTGGCGCTTGGTCAAACTGGTTTCCTCCCCTCCACCTGCTCTAGCTTTGTGCACAGCTCCCTAGCAGCCCCATTTGTCTTAGTTTCTGGCCTCTTCTCAACCTCTACTGAGTCTCTCCTCCCGCACTGTGGCTCTCCGCTTCGAGGGAGCCCAGAAAGCAGGCAGGCAGAGACTAGAAGGACAAGGAGCTCATCAGAGGAGCAGACTAACCCAGGAGGACTGGGAGGATGTGGCCAGTGCTCACCCTCTGGTTCTGTTTGAAGGGGTTCCCCAGCTCGCAAAAGATGGTCTCATTAGCTTGGCAGGCCCCAGGCTGAAGAAAGAAGGCGAATAAGGTCAGGGTCGGGTCAAAGTAGGGCTTGTCCTCCCTCCTCTGTGGTGCAAGGTCAGAAACCCTAGAGCTTGAGAGCCGGATTCTCCAAGCAGCAGAGACGCTAAGGCCCCCAAGGAGGCCCAGACCAGAGGAGGGGGGCACGTGGCAGACGACAACACCTGCACAGGACACGCATATGGGGATGCAAAGACGCGGGGAGCCCTGCTTGGGCTCTGAGCCGGCCGGCGGGCACTCACGGGGCGCACTGAGGACAGCAGCAGGGCGGGAGGCACCACCAGGGTGAGCAGCGCTTCGTGGGCGTCCTCCCCGGAGCGCTCCGAGGTCCGGGTGTTCGTCACGTTGATGCTCAGGAGCAGTTTCCGGACGTCTCTGCTGTACTGGAGCCTGAGAGCAGGAGCCCAGGACTCAGCCAAGAGCCCCGCCCCCAGGGCCCTCCCGGATCAACTAGGCCCCGCCCCTGGGGCCTCCTAGGTGAGAAAAGCCCATCTTGGCACAGCCAGGCGCCGCCCTCTAGTCGCACCTGGAGGAGAAAGCCCCGTTTCTGACCATCCCACCTGTTCCCGCTAAAGCCCTGTCCCTCGGGCTCGCCTTGCCATGAGGCCCCGCCCCCACCGTGCCAGTTAATGAGGCCCTGTCCCACCCTTGGCCGATTAACGCGGCCGGCGGCCCACAGCCACCTGCTCAGCTTCTGCTGCTGCTCTGACACGAAGGCTGCCCGCATCTGCAAGTTGCTCTCACACTTGTTGTCAGGCCCGCACTCCTTCTGGAACTGGACCTGCTGGGTGGCGGGAGGTGTGAGGGCCGCACCACCCCCAGTGCTCTCTCGCCCCGCCGCCCTCCTGGCCCCTGGTCTTCAAGTCCAGGCGCCAGCCCCACCCACCTCAGTGTGGTTCTCCAGAGCCTGTGCCTGGTTGAGGATCGGGTAGGCGTCCAGGGACCGAAGCCCCAGCCGGGGGCGATCGGGCATCCGCAAAGGTAAAGAGTAGTTCATGGAGATGATGATGGGGCGGAGTTTGTCACGGAGGTTGTCCTGGGGAGAGAGGGTGAGCTGAGCCCGGCCCTGCACTGCTCCCTGCCCCATCTGAATCCTCACACCACCCTGAACCCCAGAGAAGAGCTGGACCCCCCTCCACCTTGAAAACCTGACAGTTAGGCTGAACTCCCTCCAGTCCGGTCGCCAAATTGCGACTTCCTACTATCCTGACCCTCCAAGAGGAAAGACAGGGCTTCTCCTCCTCAAAAGTCCCTTCACCTCCCCATCCACAGGGTCCCCAGGTTGAACTCTCCCCTTCCACCCTGATGTCCCAGAGAGGGACTGAGCTTGCTCCCTACTCAGGGACCCCTTTTCCCAGAGGTGGGCTGAGCCAAGAGCTCCCACACTCCTCACTTTCCTTGGAGGTAATAAGCCCTTTGGCTCCATCCCCACCCGAAGGATCTCCATCTCTCCTCATTTGTGGGTGCTGTACACTGTACTCTTACAGACCAATAGCCTTCCAAACCGATGTCCCCAACCTCTGTCCCTGGGGAGACCCCCGTCCCTCACCCTTGATCTAGGGGGACAGTGGTCACCTCCTCCAGGGACCTGGGAGCCCTCATCCTGCCCCTTGCTCCTCCCTCACCATCAGGAGCAGCTCCAGCTTCTGGCAGCGCATCTCGGGCATGGAGAAGAAGCCGTGGAAGACAGCGGACTCACTGCCGGCAAAGCGGAGCCGGGGCGGGCGGCGGTCCctgtcagcctccagagtgtAGGCCAGGGCTACAGGTAGACAGGGTGGTCAGCAAGGGGAGAGGGGAGCGTACCCCTTTTACGCTGCACCCCAGCACTCACTGATGTTTCGCCTGTAGTTGGGGTTCCCGGCACTCTGGTTGTAAGCAAAGCACAGCTCCACTTGCACACTGTTGGAGGGATGTACAGGAGGGCGGGTCACAGTGGGACACACACGTCCAGGCCCTAGCTCTCGCCTCTGTACTGGGCAAAAGGAAACCGAGGCCCTTCTGGAGAGAGGCAGGGACAAAACTGGGGAGTCCACAAAGCAGGTCTGTGGTGTCCCTgaccccttcccttccattccccttAGAGCCAAAGAAAACAGGGTTAGAGGTCactaatggggaaactgaggcccagggcccaGAAGGACTTGTCTGAAGTCCTCAGTCAGTTGGTGGCCCAGCCCAGTCTTGAACCTAGGTCGGCCAATCCCCAGTCCAGGTCTCCTTGCACCAACCACCCCATTTCCCTGCTCTGTCTGCCTTTGTCTTCTGATCCAAAATCCTCATTCACTTAAAGACCTCGGGGTCATCGCCATCATTACTGTCACTTTCTTAGCAACtaacattttttgagcacttaGGGTATACACAGTGCTGTGCTAAGGACTTtttgtatattatctcatttaattatcacaacaaccctgtgaatcAGTTATTATCAATTCTGTTCTACAAGCAAGAAATCTGAGCCTAAGAGGGATTAATAATTCACCTGAGGAGACTCTCCTCCATATCCATCCACTTAAATGCATCCCCTTTCCCAGAGCCCATCCCCGCCACTGCACTGGcatagctgggatttgaaccaggcCGTCCAGAGCTCCCACCTTGAACCACTACACTCTACTGCCCCCGACTTCATCCATTACCTCTTACAaggaattttgctttttaatgaggttgGGTAGAGAGGGCAAATGCTGGCCCCAAGAATCAAATTTCTAAAGGTGGGATGTCAGGAGGCCAGGGGAGGGGTTTGGGAGCTGCAGCCCCTCCTGGCCTGCCTATAAATAAATGAGGAGTAGGTGGGCAGAGCAATCTCACCAAGAGGTGGCCGTGCAAAGTGCGGGGTCCAGCACAGCTGGCCTGGCCACCAAGGTCTTGTGGACGATGTTAATGACGGGCCGGGCCCTGCAGAGACAACAGAGCCAGACAGATATCAGTGCCTCCTGCCTGCCCCAGGCCAGAGTTGGGGTCCAGGCTTCCAAGGAGCTAGTGCAAACATGGACACAGATGGGAATCTGTGCAGACAaagatgaagaagagaaagaCCCTTATTCACTGGCCTCCTGGCTCACCGCAGCAGCACAATGTGGTCTGACAGGCTTCCCACTAGAAGGTCTGGGTAGAAGTTGTCATCTACATCCATCTGCCCACTGAGGGAATAGCCGAAGGTGGCCAAGCCAGGCAGTCCCAGCTTCTCTCCGTGGATTACCTGGGGGCAGAGGAAAGTGGTGGGGGCAGGCTCTGGGGAGCAAGGCCCAGGGGGCTACAGGGAAGGGGTTGGTGAAGGAAAGCAAGGAAGGCCCATCTCG
The sequence above is drawn from the Symphalangus syndactylus isolate Jambi chromosome 20, NHGRI_mSymSyn1-v2.1_pri, whole genome shotgun sequence genome and encodes:
- the ITGA3 gene encoding integrin alpha-3 isoform X1, which encodes MGPRPSRAPRAPRLMLYALALMVAAGDCVVSAFNLDTRFLIVKEAGNPGSLFGYSVALHRQTERQQRYLLLAGAPRELAVPDGYTNRTGAVYLCPLTAHKDDCERMNITVKSDPGHHIIEDMWLGVTVASQGPAGRVLVCAHRYTQVLWSGSEDQRRMVGKCYVRGNDLELDSSDDWQTYHNEMCNSNTDYLETGMCQLGTSGGFTQNTVYFGAPGAYNWKGNSYMIQRKEWDLSEYSYKDPEDQGNLYIGYTVQVGIAILHPKNITIVTGAPRHRHMGAVFLLSQEAGGDLRRRQVLEGSQVGAYFGSAIALADLNNDGWQDLLVGAPYYFERKEEVGGAVYVFMNQAGTSFPAHPSLLLHGPSGSAFGLSVASIGDINQDGFQDIAVGAPFEGLGKVYIYHSSSKGLLRQPQQVIHGEKLGLPGLATFGYSLSGQMDVDDNFYPDLLVGSLSDHIVLLRARPVINIVHKTLVARPAVLDPALCTATSCVQVELCFAYNQSAGNPNYRRNITLAYTLEADRDRRPPRLRFAGSESAVFHGFFSMPEMRCQKLELLLMDNLRDKLRPIIISMNYSLPLRMPDRPRLGLRSLDAYPILNQAQALENHTEVQFQKECGPDNKCESNLQMRAAFVSEQQQKLSRLQYSRDVRKLLLSINVTNTRTSERSGEDAHEALLTLVVPPALLLSSVRPPGACQANETIFCELGNPFKQNQRMELLIAFEVIGVTLHTRELQVQLQLSTSSHQDNLWPMTLTLLVDYTLQTSLSMVNHRLQSFFGGTVMGESGMKTVQDVGSSLKYEFQVGPMGEGLVGLGTLVLGLEWPYEVSNGKWLLYPTEITVHGNGSWPCRPPGDLINPLNLTLSDSGDRPSSPQRRRRQLDPGGGQGPPPVTLAAAKKAKSETVLTCATGRAHCVWLECPIPDAPIVTNVTVKARVWNSTFIEDYGDFDRVRVNGWATLFLRTSIPTINMENKTTWFSVDIDSELVEELPAEIELWLVLVAVGAGLLLLGLIILLLWKCDFFKRTRYYQIMPKYHAVRIREEERYPPPGSTLPTKKHWVTSWQTRDRYY
- the ITGA3 gene encoding integrin alpha-3 isoform X3; this encodes MNITVKSDPGHHIIEDMWLGVTVASQGPAGRVLVCAHRYTQVLWSGSEDQRRMVGKCYVRGNDLELDSSDDWQTYHNEMCNSNTDYLETGMCQLGTSGGFTQNTVYFGAPGAYNWKGNSYMIQRKEWDLSEYSYKDPEDQGNLYIGYTVQVGIAILHPKNITIVTGAPRHRHMGAVFLLSQEAGGDLRRRQVLEGSQVGAYFGSAIALADLNNDGWQDLLVGAPYYFERKEEVGGAVYVFMNQAGTSFPAHPSLLLHGPSGSAFGLSVASIGDINQDGFQDIAVGAPFEGLGKVYIYHSSSKGLLRQPQQVIHGEKLGLPGLATFGYSLSGQMDVDDNFYPDLLVGSLSDHIVLLRARPVINIVHKTLVARPAVLDPALCTATSCVQVELCFAYNQSAGNPNYRRNITLAYTLEADRDRRPPRLRFAGSESAVFHGFFSMPEMRCQKLELLLMDNLRDKLRPIIISMNYSLPLRMPDRPRLGLRSLDAYPILNQAQALENHTEVQFQKECGPDNKCESNLQMRAAFVSEQQQKLSRLQYSRDVRKLLLSINVTNTRTSERSGEDAHEALLTLVVPPALLLSSVRPPGACQANETIFCELGNPFKQNQRMELLIAFEVIGVTLHTRELQVQLQLSTSSHQDNLWPMTLTLLVDYTLQTSLSMVNHRLQSFFGGTVMGESGMKTVQDVGSSLKYEFQVGPMGEGLVGLGTLVLGLEWPYEVSNGKWLLYPTEITVHGNGSWPCRPPGDLINPLNLTLSDSGDRPSSPQRRRRQLDPGGGQGPPPVTLAAAKKAKSETVLTCATGRAHCVWLECPIPDAPIVTNVTVKARVWNSTFIEDYGDFDRVRVNGWATLFLRTSIPTINMENKTTWFSVDIDSELVEELPAEIELWLVLVAVGAGLLLLGLIILLLWKCDFFKRTRYYQIMPKYHAVRIREEERYPPPGSTLPTKKHWVTSWQTRDRYY
- the ITGA3 gene encoding integrin alpha-3 isoform X4 yields the protein MVGKCYVRGNDLELDSSDDWQTYHNEMCNSNTDYLETGMCQLGTSGGFTQNTVYFGAPGAYNWKGNSYMIQRKEWDLSEYSYKDPEDQGNLYIGYTVQVGIAILHPKNITIVTGAPRHRHMGAVFLLSQEAGGDLRRRQVLEGSQVGAYFGSAIALADLNNDGWQDLLVGAPYYFERKEEVGGAVYVFMNQAGTSFPAHPSLLLHGPSGSAFGLSVASIGDINQDGFQDIAVGAPFEGLGKVYIYHSSSKGLLRQPQQVIHGEKLGLPGLATFGYSLSGQMDVDDNFYPDLLVGSLSDHIVLLRARPVINIVHKTLVARPAVLDPALCTATSCVQVELCFAYNQSAGNPNYRRNITLAYTLEADRDRRPPRLRFAGSESAVFHGFFSMPEMRCQKLELLLMDNLRDKLRPIIISMNYSLPLRMPDRPRLGLRSLDAYPILNQAQALENHTEVQFQKECGPDNKCESNLQMRAAFVSEQQQKLSRLQYSRDVRKLLLSINVTNTRTSERSGEDAHEALLTLVVPPALLLSSVRPPGACQANETIFCELGNPFKQNQRMELLIAFEVIGVTLHTRELQVQLQLSTSSHQDNLWPMTLTLLVDYTLQTSLSMVNHRLQSFFGGTVMGESGMKTVQDVGSSLKYEFQVGPMGEGLVGLGTLVLGLEWPYEVSNGKWLLYPTEITVHGNGSWPCRPPGDLINPLNLTLSDSGDRPSSPQRRRRQLDPGGGQGPPPVTLAAAKKAKSETVLTCATGRAHCVWLECPIPDAPIVTNVTVKARVWNSTFIEDYGDFDRVRVNGWATLFLRTSIPTINMENKTTWFSVDIDSELVEELPAEIELWLVLVAVGAGLLLLGLIILLLWKCDFFKRTRYYQIMPKYHAVRIREEERYPPPGSTLPTKKHWVTSWQTRDRYY
- the ITGA3 gene encoding integrin alpha-3 isoform X2, yielding MGPRPSRAPRAPRLMLYALALMVAAGDCVVSAFNLDTRFLIVKEAGNPGSLFGYSVALHRQTERQQRYLLLAGAPRELAVPDGYTNRTGAVYLCPLTAHKDDCERMNITVKSDPGHHIIEDMWLGVTVASQGPAGRVLVCAHRYTQVLWSGSEDQRRMVGKCYVRGNDLELDSSDDWQTYHNEMCNSNTDYLETGMCQLGTSGGFTQNTVYFGAPGAYNWKGNSYMIQRKEWDLSEYSYKDPEDQGNLYIGYTVQVGIAILHPKNITIVTGAPRHRHMGAVFLLSQEAGGDLRRRQVLEGSQVGAYFGSAIALADLNNDGWQDLLVGAPYYFERKEEVGGAVYVFMNQAGTSFPAHPSLLLHGPSGSAFGLSVASIGDINQDGFQDIAVGAPFEGLGKVYIYHSSSKGLLRQPQQVIHGEKLGLPGLATFGYSLSGQMDVDDNFYPDLLVGSLSDHIVLLRARPVINIVHKTLVARPAVLDPALCTATSCVQVELCFAYNQSAGNPNYRRNITLAYTLEADRDRRPPRLRFAGSESAVFHGFFSMPEMRCQKLELLLMDNLRDKLRPIIISMNYSLPLRMPDRPRLGLRSLDAYPILNQAQALENHTEVQFQKECGPDNKCESNLQMRAAFVSEQQQKLSRLQYSRDVRKLLLSINVTNTRTSERSGEDAHEALLTLVVPPALLLSSVRPPGACQANETIFCELGNPFKQNQRMELLIAFEVIGVTLHTRELQVQLQLSTSSHQDNLWPMTLTLLVDYTLQTSLSMVNHRLQSFFGGTVMGESGMKTVQDVGSSLKYEFQVGPMGEGLVGLGTLVLGLEWPYEVSNGKWLLYPTEITVHGNGSWPCRPPGDLINPLNLTLSDSGDRPSSPQRRRRQLDPGGGQGPPPVTLAAAKKAKSETVLTCATGRAHCVWLECPIPDAPIVTNVTVKARVWNSTFIEDYGDFDRVRVNGWATLFLRTSIPTINMENKTTWFSVDIDSELVEELPAEIELWLVLVAVGAGLLLLGLIILLLWKCGFFKRARTRALYEAKRQKAEMKSQPSETERLTDDY